A single genomic interval of Bradyrhizobium japonicum USDA 6 harbors:
- a CDS encoding sensor domain-containing diguanylate cyclase: MLSGWRDVMTRQPWRISAKLLIISSVVTVIGFSAICVNVMLDMRRGEEALARQTLDNLATSIEADISRNIEIYDLSLKAVASNMLLPEINAVSKPIRHLILFDHATTARHFGAIQVFDAEGRLTIDASTLDPPPENRSEEDYFRVHRDDPDAGLFISRPMLFRGAYSIVLSRRISDTDGGFLGVVTGSIRFSYFHELFERLNLDPDDTITVLRRDRTIMMRRPFDLDVIGKNLGTQQSWKADNLKAGGSYAGQGPVDATPRLYVRSTGPGPLFVVAGKPLAAVFELWQKEAYRIGAVVLALILFMLASTLVLAREISRRAEAERKLEEMATTDALTGLKNRRKFDQVIDAEWRRAMRQKTPVALLMIDADHFKAYNDTFGHQAGDQVLVGIAICISDSVRRSGDCAARYGGEEFAVLLPNTSAAEAFNIAETIRGKVQGWSDDQATSTVSCGIAGLVPTTGLDWPVLVAAADKALYAAKAGGRNQSVVASLPKLSLVA; the protein is encoded by the coding sequence ATGCTATCTGGATGGCGCGACGTCATGACCCGGCAGCCGTGGCGGATTTCGGCGAAGCTGCTGATCATATCGTCCGTCGTGACGGTGATCGGCTTTTCCGCCATTTGCGTCAACGTCATGCTGGACATGCGCCGCGGCGAGGAGGCCCTCGCGCGCCAGACGCTGGACAATCTGGCCACCTCCATCGAAGCAGACATCAGCCGCAACATCGAGATCTACGATCTCTCCCTGAAGGCGGTCGCCAGCAACATGCTGCTGCCTGAGATCAACGCGGTCTCGAAGCCGATCCGTCACCTGATCCTGTTCGACCACGCCACCACGGCGCGGCACTTCGGCGCCATCCAGGTGTTCGATGCCGAAGGCAGGCTGACCATCGACGCCTCCACGCTCGATCCCCCGCCGGAGAACCGGAGCGAGGAGGATTACTTCAGGGTTCATCGCGACGATCCCGACGCCGGCCTCTTCATCAGCCGTCCGATGCTGTTCCGCGGCGCCTATTCCATCGTGCTGAGCCGGCGCATCAGCGATACCGACGGCGGCTTCCTGGGGGTCGTCACCGGCTCGATCCGCTTCAGCTATTTCCACGAATTGTTCGAGCGCCTGAACCTCGATCCCGATGATACCATCACCGTGCTGAGGCGCGATCGCACCATCATGATGCGGCGGCCGTTCGATCTCGACGTCATCGGCAAGAATCTGGGGACACAGCAGAGCTGGAAGGCCGACAATCTCAAGGCCGGCGGGTCCTACGCGGGCCAGGGCCCGGTGGACGCGACGCCGCGCCTCTACGTCCGCAGCACCGGCCCGGGTCCGCTCTTCGTGGTGGCAGGCAAGCCGCTCGCCGCCGTGTTCGAGCTCTGGCAGAAGGAAGCCTACCGCATCGGCGCGGTGGTCCTGGCGCTCATCCTGTTCATGCTGGCCTCGACGCTGGTGCTCGCCCGCGAGATCAGCCGGCGCGCCGAAGCCGAGCGCAAGCTCGAGGAGATGGCGACGACGGACGCGCTCACCGGCCTGAAGAACCGCCGCAAGTTCGACCAGGTCATCGACGCCGAATGGCGCCGCGCGATGCGCCAGAAGACGCCGGTCGCACTGCTGATGATCGATGCCGATCACTTCAAGGCCTACAACGACACGTTCGGCCATCAGGCCGGCGACCAGGTGCTGGTCGGCATCGCGATCTGCATTTCCGATTCGGTGCGGCGGTCCGGCGACTGCGCCGCGCGCTATGGCGGCGAGGAATTCGCGGTGCTGCTGCCGAACACGTCGGCCGCCGAGGCCTTCAATATCGCCGAGACGATCCGCGGCAAGGTGCAGGGCTGGTCCGACGACCAGGCGACGTCGACGGTCTCCTGCGGCATTGCAGGCTTGGTTCCGACCACCGGCCTGGACTGGCCGGTCCTGGTCGCCGCCGCCGACAAGGCGCTCTATGCGGCGAAAGCCGGCGGCCGCAACCAGTCCGTGGTCGCCAGCCTTCCGAAGCTGTCGCTGGTGGCGTGA
- the galU gene encoding UTP--glucose-1-phosphate uridylyltransferase GalU gives MKIRKAVFPVAGLGTRVLPATKAMPKEMLTIVDKPLIQYVYDEAREAGIEHFIFVTGRNKNVIEDHFDKMFELDATLAARGKKAEQDILAQNQPEAGAVSFTRQQAPLGLGHAVWCARDIVGNEPFAVVLPDELVLNTTGCLKQMIETASTLGEKSNVIAVEAVPDHLTHQYGICGVGKRTGKMFEVDGMVEKPAKGTAPSNLSITGRYILQPEIFKILETQERGAGGEIQLTDAMIGLAKSQKFYGVEFEGERHDCGSKPGFLRANIAYGLKRPELRDGLIAEMKKYLGQ, from the coding sequence ATGAAAATTCGCAAAGCCGTATTCCCCGTCGCCGGCCTCGGCACCCGCGTCCTGCCCGCCACCAAGGCGATGCCGAAGGAAATGCTGACCATCGTCGACAAGCCGCTGATCCAGTACGTCTATGACGAGGCGAGGGAAGCCGGCATCGAGCATTTCATCTTCGTCACCGGCCGCAACAAAAACGTCATCGAAGATCATTTCGACAAGATGTTCGAGCTCGACGCGACGCTCGCCGCGCGCGGCAAGAAGGCCGAGCAGGACATCCTGGCGCAGAACCAGCCGGAGGCCGGCGCCGTCAGCTTCACCCGCCAGCAGGCGCCGCTCGGCCTCGGCCACGCGGTCTGGTGCGCGCGCGACATCGTCGGCAACGAGCCGTTCGCGGTCGTGCTGCCCGACGAGCTCGTGCTCAACACGACCGGCTGCCTGAAGCAGATGATCGAGACGGCTTCAACGCTCGGCGAAAAATCCAACGTCATCGCGGTCGAGGCGGTGCCCGACCATCTCACCCATCAATACGGCATCTGCGGCGTCGGCAAGCGCACCGGCAAGATGTTCGAGGTCGACGGTATGGTCGAGAAGCCGGCCAAGGGTACCGCGCCCTCCAACCTCTCCATCACCGGCCGCTATATCCTCCAGCCGGAGATCTTCAAGATCCTGGAGACCCAGGAGCGCGGCGCCGGCGGCGAGATCCAGCTCACCGACGCCATGATCGGCCTCGCCAAGTCGCAGAAATTCTACGGCGTCGAGTTCGAGGGCGAGCGCCATGATTGCGGCTCCAAGCCCGGCTTCCTCCGCGCCAACATCGCCTACGGCCTGAAGCGGCCGGAACTGCGTGATGGGCTGATTGCGGAGATGAAGAAGTATCTGGGGCAGTAA
- a CDS encoding lytic murein transglycosylase, with amino-acid sequence MMLATAVLLPVSANAQAQNGLSNLFGGIFSGPNPAPSQAPPGPGGALPWTGEDGASGHPLMTAAAIREAAANFNNCVAGMWPDAARRNITQENFQRFTAGLTPDLRIMDLMDSQPEFTKSIWDYLDILVNDNRLAKGREVLAKYKAQFDATEKATGVDRYIIASIWGIESNYSTQMGDRSVLQSTATLACIGRRQAYFKDEFLSALEILNRGDLRPEQMRGSWAGAFGPTQFMPTAFKRFAVDGDGDGRRDVVDNPSDLIASTANNLKKDGWQAGQTWGYEVVVPQGFNYMLADRAKAMTMAQWEKLGLKRPANQPFPHPAEKAYLLAPAGAQGPGFLMLQNYRVIMKYNPAEAYALAIGHFADRLRGGQPFVQPWPRQERELSRTERLELQQLLAQRGFYKGTPDGQFGGQTREALRNFQASIGVPADGFASSDVLDRLRGR; translated from the coding sequence ATGATGCTTGCGACCGCTGTGCTGCTGCCTGTCAGCGCGAACGCCCAGGCGCAGAACGGCTTGTCGAACCTGTTCGGCGGCATTTTCTCCGGCCCGAATCCGGCGCCCTCGCAAGCCCCGCCCGGCCCCGGCGGCGCGCTGCCCTGGACCGGCGAGGACGGCGCCTCCGGTCATCCGCTGATGACGGCCGCCGCGATCCGCGAGGCGGCCGCCAACTTCAACAATTGCGTCGCGGGGATGTGGCCCGATGCCGCACGCCGCAACATCACGCAGGAGAATTTCCAGCGCTTCACGGCCGGGCTCACACCCGATCTACGCATCATGGACCTGATGGATTCGCAGCCGGAGTTCACCAAGTCGATCTGGGATTATCTCGACATCCTCGTGAACGACAACCGCCTCGCCAAGGGTCGCGAGGTCCTCGCCAAATACAAGGCGCAGTTCGACGCCACCGAAAAGGCCACCGGCGTCGACCGCTATATTATCGCCTCGATCTGGGGCATCGAGTCCAATTACTCGACGCAGATGGGCGACCGCAGCGTGCTGCAGTCGACCGCGACGCTCGCCTGCATCGGCCGCCGCCAGGCCTATTTCAAGGACGAGTTTCTCTCCGCGCTGGAGATCCTCAACCGCGGCGATCTCAGGCCTGAGCAGATGCGCGGCTCCTGGGCCGGTGCCTTCGGCCCGACCCAGTTCATGCCGACCGCGTTCAAGCGCTTTGCCGTGGATGGCGATGGCGACGGACGGCGCGACGTCGTCGACAATCCCAGTGATCTGATCGCCTCGACCGCCAACAATCTGAAGAAGGACGGCTGGCAGGCCGGCCAGACCTGGGGCTACGAGGTCGTGGTGCCCCAGGGCTTCAACTACATGCTGGCCGATCGCGCCAAGGCGATGACGATGGCGCAGTGGGAGAAGCTCGGGCTCAAGCGCCCGGCCAACCAGCCCTTCCCGCATCCGGCCGAGAAAGCCTATCTGCTGGCGCCCGCCGGGGCGCAGGGCCCGGGCTTCCTGATGCTGCAGAATTACCGCGTCATCATGAAGTACAACCCGGCCGAGGCCTATGCGCTGGCGATCGGCCATTTCGCCGACCGCCTGCGCGGCGGCCAGCCCTTCGTGCAGCCCTGGCCGCGGCAGGAGCGCGAGCTGTCCCGCACCGAGCGGCTGGAACTCCAGCAGCTGCTGGCCCAGCGCGGCTTCTACAAGGGCACCCCGGACGGCCAGTTCGGCGGCCAGACCCGGGAGGCGCTGCGCAATTTCCAGGCCTCGATCGGGGTCCCCGCCGACGGATTTGCCTCCTCCGACGTGCTGGATCGGCTCCGAGGACGGTAA
- a CDS encoding SGNH/GDSL hydrolase family protein has product MSKPKSFFKALTETGPLIALGTALAILVSVAGPASAQFFNFPGFGGPPQRQAPPPRNGGGGGWFGGDFFAPFQQQQPQAPRQDFSRAPAPSKRDTTPDKNVLVIGDAMADWLAYGLEDAYTEQPDMGVIRKHKTTSGLIKYQPKGEPADWAAAAKGILETEKPDVIVVMLGLNDRISIREAAPDKATDKDKKNDKGARAKPQGKPGDKAGDAKPDSAAKPDDKPADADLPQDDADNADTPAAAAPEKTARNPNGLYEFRDERWVELYGKKIEELANVLKSKGVPVLWVGLPAIRGPKGTADMLFLDSLYREGAAKAGITYVDVWDGFVDEAGRFLQKGPDFEGQIRQLRSYDGVYFTKAGARKLAHYVEREITRLLAGRSGPIALPSEPATPDTSAEPGKPAPRPLAGPIVPLVAASISTDQLLGGPGSRPAAVDALAAKTMVKGEPLAAPAGRADDYAWPRREVGREQAKGDTPMATTTPDGGAAAPGVPSAAAAIAPPRLAPKKPPVVQQPQQPAQASPSFRDFFGFGSPQPPPRQFAPAPRNPYPNPAIPRPPGNVGRSAEMFR; this is encoded by the coding sequence ATGTCGAAGCCAAAGTCTTTCTTCAAGGCGCTGACCGAGACCGGCCCGTTGATCGCGCTGGGGACGGCGCTTGCGATCCTGGTCTCGGTCGCGGGACCCGCCTCGGCGCAGTTCTTCAACTTCCCCGGCTTCGGCGGCCCGCCGCAGCGGCAGGCCCCGCCACCGCGGAACGGCGGAGGCGGCGGCTGGTTCGGCGGCGACTTCTTCGCGCCATTCCAGCAGCAACAGCCGCAGGCGCCGCGCCAGGATTTTTCGCGCGCGCCGGCACCTAGCAAGCGCGACACCACGCCCGACAAGAATGTGCTGGTGATCGGCGACGCCATGGCCGACTGGCTCGCCTACGGCCTCGAAGACGCCTACACCGAGCAGCCCGACATGGGCGTGATCCGCAAGCACAAGACCACGTCCGGGCTGATCAAGTACCAGCCGAAGGGTGAGCCCGCGGACTGGGCAGCGGCAGCGAAGGGCATCCTCGAGACCGAGAAGCCCGACGTCATCGTCGTCATGCTCGGCCTCAACGACCGCATCTCGATCCGCGAGGCCGCGCCCGACAAGGCGACGGACAAGGACAAGAAGAACGATAAGGGCGCGCGCGCCAAGCCGCAAGGCAAGCCAGGCGACAAGGCCGGCGACGCCAAACCTGATTCCGCCGCCAAGCCGGATGACAAGCCCGCCGACGCCGACCTGCCGCAGGACGACGCCGACAACGCCGACACCCCGGCGGCCGCAGCGCCCGAGAAGACCGCGCGCAACCCGAACGGCCTCTACGAATTCCGCGACGAGCGCTGGGTCGAGCTCTACGGCAAGAAGATCGAGGAGCTGGCCAACGTCCTTAAATCCAAGGGCGTGCCGGTGCTCTGGGTCGGCCTGCCCGCGATCCGCGGCCCCAAGGGCACGGCGGACATGCTGTTCCTGGATTCGCTCTATCGCGAAGGCGCGGCCAAGGCCGGCATCACCTATGTCGATGTCTGGGACGGCTTTGTCGACGAAGCCGGCCGCTTCCTCCAGAAGGGCCCGGACTTCGAAGGCCAGATCCGCCAGCTCCGCAGCTATGACGGCGTCTATTTCACAAAGGCCGGCGCACGCAAGCTCGCCCACTATGTCGAGCGTGAGATCACGCGCCTGCTCGCCGGACGCTCCGGCCCGATTGCGTTGCCGAGCGAGCCTGCGACCCCCGACACCAGCGCCGAGCCCGGCAAGCCCGCGCCGCGGCCGCTGGCGGGACCGATCGTGCCGCTGGTGGCAGCTTCGATCTCGACCGATCAATTGCTGGGCGGACCGGGTTCGCGTCCCGCCGCGGTCGATGCGCTCGCCGCGAAGACGATGGTGAAGGGTGAGCCACTGGCCGCGCCCGCCGGCCGTGCCGATGATTATGCCTGGCCGCGCCGCGAAGTCGGCCGCGAGCAGGCCAAGGGCGATACGCCGATGGCTACGACGACGCCGGATGGTGGTGCTGCTGCTCCCGGTGTGCCAAGCGCTGCCGCCGCGATCGCGCCGCCCAGACTCGCGCCGAAGAAGCCGCCGGTGGTGCAGCAGCCGCAGCAGCCGGCCCAGGCATCGCCGTCGTTCCGCGATTTCTTCGGCTTCGGCTCTCCGCAGCCGCCGCCGCGTCAATTCGCGCCGGCGCCGCGCAATCCGTATCCCAATCCCGCGATCCCGCGCCCGCCTGGTAACGTCGGGCGATCGGCGGAGATGTTCAGGTAG
- a CDS encoding CsbD family protein has translation MDKDRIVGSAKEFAGRAESAVGDLAGDAQTQASGKAREAAGTVQNLYGQAKDAVRDAGETAAGYAKDAYDKPAETLRDGSQALAKKVQDNPLGALLIAGGIGFALALLMSRPARRPPPRWRYYG, from the coding sequence ATGGACAAGGATCGGATCGTCGGATCGGCCAAGGAATTCGCTGGGCGCGCAGAAAGCGCCGTCGGTGATCTCGCTGGCGATGCGCAGACACAGGCGTCAGGAAAGGCGCGGGAAGCCGCCGGCACCGTGCAGAACCTCTACGGCCAGGCCAAGGATGCCGTGCGCGACGCCGGCGAGACGGCGGCGGGCTACGCCAAGGATGCCTACGATAAGCCGGCCGAGACCTTGCGTGACGGTTCGCAGGCGCTTGCCAAGAAGGTACAGGACAATCCGCTCGGTGCGCTGCTGATCGCCGGCGGGATCGGCTTCGCACTCGCGCTTCTGATGTCGCGTCCGGCCCGTCGCCCGCCGCCGCGCTGGCGCTATTACGGCTGA
- a CDS encoding SDR family NAD(P)-dependent oxidoreductase, with the protein MANELDFSGKQVLVVGGSSGIGNGIAQAFRARGAAVAVCGTRAHPAEYSAQEGSDLTGLSYAQLDVGNAGAVEAFTPSFDHLDVLVLAQGAVLYRRGEFEMAGFRKVVEVNLMSLMACATRFHSMLRDSKGALIMVSSTAAYHSTMGNPAYNASKTGAVGLTRTLGEAWAEDGIRVNGIAPGLVDTKMTKVTTDNPKRLEGALSRIPLRRLGTPADMAGAALFLASPLSSYIIGQTLVVDGGLIL; encoded by the coding sequence ATGGCGAACGAGCTCGATTTCTCAGGCAAGCAGGTGCTGGTGGTCGGCGGGTCCAGCGGCATCGGCAACGGCATCGCGCAAGCCTTTCGTGCCAGGGGTGCCGCTGTTGCGGTCTGCGGCACGCGTGCTCATCCCGCGGAATATTCGGCGCAAGAAGGCTCCGATCTCACGGGTCTTTCCTATGCACAGCTCGACGTCGGCAACGCCGGCGCGGTGGAAGCGTTCACACCGTCCTTCGATCATCTCGATGTGCTCGTGCTCGCGCAGGGCGCGGTGCTCTATCGCCGCGGTGAGTTCGAGATGGCCGGCTTCCGCAAGGTCGTCGAGGTCAATCTGATGAGCCTGATGGCCTGCGCGACGCGGTTTCACTCCATGCTGCGCGATAGCAAGGGCGCGCTGATCATGGTGTCCTCGACCGCAGCCTATCATTCCACCATGGGCAATCCCGCCTACAACGCCTCGAAGACCGGCGCAGTCGGATTGACGCGGACGCTGGGCGAGGCCTGGGCCGAGGATGGCATCCGCGTCAACGGTATCGCGCCCGGCCTCGTCGACACCAAGATGACGAAGGTGACCACCGACAATCCCAAGCGGCTCGAAGGTGCGTTGTCACGCATTCCGCTGCGGCGATTGGGCACGCCGGCTGACATGGCGGGCGCGGCGCTGTTCCTGGCCTCGCCGCTGTCGTCCTACATCATTGGCCAGACGCTGGTGGTCGATGGCGGGCTCATCCTGTAG
- a CDS encoding SDR family NAD(P)-dependent oxidoreductase, with amino-acid sequence MSEFKELSRSVKGLTVLVTGAASGMGRATARVFAAEGANVAVTDFDEQGALSVAKEIAANAGSAKAWKLDVADGGEIKRVVGEVAAHFGGLDIIVNNAGISVRVAIDDEAYEDAWARGIAVMLTAHPRIIRAALPHLRKSKSPRIVNIASTEALGATALHSPYSAAKGGVASLTRSLAVELGREGITVNCICPGPIRTAITDRISEEHKTIYAKRRTALGRYGDPEEVAHMTLSLCLPAASFLTGAVIPVDGGLMARNA; translated from the coding sequence ATGTCCGAATTCAAGGAGCTCAGCCGGTCGGTGAAGGGCCTGACCGTTCTCGTCACGGGCGCGGCGAGCGGCATGGGGCGCGCGACCGCGCGCGTGTTCGCCGCTGAAGGCGCGAACGTCGCCGTCACCGACTTTGATGAACAGGGCGCGCTGTCCGTTGCCAAGGAGATTGCCGCGAACGCCGGATCAGCGAAGGCGTGGAAGCTCGATGTCGCCGATGGCGGCGAGATCAAGCGCGTGGTTGGCGAGGTCGCGGCGCATTTCGGCGGGCTCGACATCATCGTCAACAATGCCGGCATCTCCGTGCGCGTCGCGATCGACGACGAGGCTTACGAAGATGCCTGGGCCAGGGGCATCGCGGTCATGCTGACGGCGCATCCGCGCATCATCCGCGCTGCGCTGCCACACCTGCGCAAGTCGAAGAGCCCGCGCATCGTCAACATCGCCTCGACCGAGGCGCTCGGCGCCACCGCATTGCACAGCCCCTATTCGGCAGCGAAGGGCGGTGTGGCGAGCCTCACGCGCTCGCTCGCCGTCGAGCTCGGCCGCGAGGGCATCACGGTCAACTGCATCTGCCCGGGCCCGATCCGCACCGCCATCACCGACCGCATCTCCGAAGAGCACAAGACCATCTACGCCAAGCGCCGCACCGCACTCGGCCGTTACGGCGACCCCGAGGAGGTCGCGCATATGACGCTGAGCCTGTGCCTGCCGGCGGCGTCTTTCCTCACCGGCGCGGTGATCCCTGTCGACGGAGGCCTGATGGCGCGCAACGCGTGA
- a CDS encoding TauD/TfdA dioxygenase family protein — MTIAIRQLQKHFVGEVSGLDLQKPLTEAEAREVEAAMDKYAVLVFHDQDITDEQQMAFALNFGQREDARGGTVTKEKDYRLQSGLNDVSNLGKDGKPLAKDSRAHLFNLGNCLWHSDSSFRPIPAKFSLLSARVVNPKGGNTEFADMRAAYDALDDDTKAEIEDLVCEHSLMYSRGSLGFTEYTDDEKQMFKPVLQRLVRTHPVHRRKSLYLSSHAGRIVSMSVPEGRLLLRDLNEHATNAEFVYVHKWKLHDLVMWDNRQTMHRVRRYDQSQPRDMRRATVAGTEPTVQQQAAE, encoded by the coding sequence ATGACGATCGCCATCCGGCAGCTTCAGAAACATTTTGTCGGCGAGGTTTCCGGCCTCGACCTGCAAAAGCCTCTCACCGAGGCCGAGGCGCGCGAGGTCGAGGCTGCCATGGACAAATATGCGGTGCTGGTCTTCCACGACCAGGACATCACCGACGAGCAGCAGATGGCCTTCGCGCTGAATTTCGGCCAGCGCGAGGACGCGCGCGGCGGCACCGTGACCAAGGAGAAGGACTACCGGCTCCAATCGGGCCTCAACGACGTCTCCAATCTCGGCAAGGATGGCAAGCCGCTGGCGAAGGACAGCCGCGCGCATCTGTTCAATCTCGGCAACTGCCTGTGGCATTCCGACAGCTCGTTTCGCCCGATCCCCGCGAAATTCTCGCTGCTGTCGGCGCGGGTGGTGAACCCGAAGGGCGGCAATACCGAGTTCGCCGACATGCGCGCGGCCTATGACGCGCTCGATGACGACACCAAGGCGGAGATCGAGGATCTCGTCTGCGAGCACTCGCTGATGTATTCGCGGGGATCGCTCGGCTTCACCGAGTACACCGACGACGAAAAGCAGATGTTCAAGCCGGTGCTGCAACGGCTGGTGCGGACGCACCCAGTGCATCGCCGCAAGTCGCTCTATCTTTCATCGCATGCCGGCAGAATCGTCAGCATGAGCGTCCCCGAAGGCCGGCTGCTGCTGCGCGATCTGAACGAGCATGCGACGAACGCAGAGTTCGTCTACGTCCACAAATGGAAGCTGCATGATCTCGTGATGTGGGACAACCGCCAGACCATGCATCGCGTCCGCCGCTACGACCAGTCCCAGCCCCGCGACATGCGCCGCGCGACGGTGGCGGGGACAGAGCCGACGGTACAGCAGCAGGCGGCGGAATAG
- a CDS encoding YqgE/AlgH family protein, with translation MAPTGKRTGESTRSAAPALPSSAGYLDGRLLIAMPVMGDERFERSVIYLCAHSAEGAMGIIVNHPAGSIDFPELLQQLGIIKKGEHIKLPENAESMKVLRGGPVDTGRGFVLHSSDFYIENATLRIDDGVCLTATVDILRAIANGSGPKHAILALGYAGWAPGQLETEIQSNGWLHCDADSDLIFGDDVDEKYGRALRKIGIDPGMLSNEAGHA, from the coding sequence ATGGCTCCCACAGGCAAAAGGACGGGCGAAAGCACCCGCAGCGCGGCCCCCGCGCTCCCCAGCTCGGCCGGTTATCTCGACGGCCGGCTCCTGATCGCGATGCCCGTGATGGGTGATGAGCGCTTCGAGCGCTCGGTGATCTATCTTTGTGCGCATTCCGCCGAGGGCGCGATGGGCATCATCGTCAATCATCCCGCCGGCAGCATCGACTTCCCCGAGCTCCTGCAGCAGCTCGGCATCATCAAGAAGGGCGAGCACATCAAGCTGCCGGAGAACGCCGAAAGCATGAAGGTGCTGCGCGGCGGGCCGGTCGATACCGGCCGCGGCTTCGTGCTGCATTCCAGCGATTTCTACATCGAGAACGCGACGCTCCGGATCGACGACGGCGTCTGCCTCACTGCGACCGTCGACATCCTGCGGGCGATCGCCAACGGCTCCGGCCCGAAGCACGCCATCCTCGCGCTTGGTTATGCCGGCTGGGCGCCGGGCCAGCTCGAGACCGAAATCCAGAGCAATGGCTGGCTGCATTGCGATGCGGATTCGGATTTGATCTTCGGCGACGATGTCGACGAGAAGTACGGCCGCGCGCTGCGCAAGATCGGCATCGATCCCGGGATGCTTTCCAACGAGGCGGGACACGCGTAG